One Drosophila virilis strain 15010-1051.87 chromosome 5, Dvir_AGI_RSII-ME, whole genome shotgun sequence DNA window includes the following coding sequences:
- the tn gene encoding RING finger protein nhl-1 isoform X2, translating into MEQFEQLLTCCVCLDRYRIPKLLPCQHSFCMEPCMEGLVDYVRRQVKCPECRAEHRIPYNGVQAFPTNVTLQRFLELHIEITGELPDPTSGQIMERCGVCSEKAYLSHCAHCEKKICEDCKSAHMDILRREITRFNSQIRRSLHRLQDSLAIIEKNTTSLQTNAISVTEEIDEIYRRITKAIKDRSDGLKGEIDRYLAVELRNLTTLKENLDLEITNISSNCDIVDKYMNETVEWDDCELMDTKEIFLKTVEFLRHFEYENNDYSRRVRFLVSIDPNQLVMNLATFGDLNIAPHSTPSGSVSSSHLAPPSALQPGLMRSKSDHRLATQFRQQEERSGYNDEPVLGGRKFGERPQRSANNNSNNSDRYGDNRYGRSEYDYDNDYENEPAGRAAKSSRFRSRFVRSHQNEDSDSEQQQQQRQQELDKRKDRVLDSEDVSRGQLSGIIRLSDCQRVVQRLADIGKEKKEKKSDAAVAAQAAVQAAIQAQKAAMQRQQQKNQPTAAAATDEDELARQKRKNTAAGATGAATSTAASGDSSSEQRPNTERVAALRRGGQGASEESDSSSNNQSATAAASPVRTTTASTARAEWTNDVSKPAVSAQVAAVKKTQRSGSSDSSASTESSASSAAAAAAAASAAPSSSSNAQPKAASTARYSSTRESTVTATPEKKPFVSRFLPQHSNPSNANGSADKKKAESESSSEEETSSESESESEAESKPKTSTATSSSSAAKSTPSSAASSTTAAPSAGSSYRDRLEARRASRDDTAATTRSSYATPNSSSSGYGSSSSPRTRPVPAAHHLAETEDRYGSGSGSSSSYTSRFLNKSKSSAIVTQPSLSTPTASFDEDANGTGDDSDSRYGTGRSRYLAMKERRSRLARSRSSHQLGNEDDDLDEPVSPTTVSPSAYLASRYSGYGSSDLARSRSSHALKSRDNSPITDRSAGSSRSALASSADNKDGEALSSWARYLKNKYGNKSSKDTPSGSSVGSARDNHASSSTGAGSHAHSTAGSRSTASDVSRRLSLGLPLRQANELASSDDDGSKNGLGSPTSPTVAAAAAGITGVAGTIPKQVYLRKRQQLFQLGGRGSEPGSFTWPRGLAVGPDNSIVVADSSNHRVQVFDSNGIFVKEFGEYGNGEGEFDCLAGVAVNRIGQYIIADRYNHRIQVLDPQGRFLRAFGSQGIADGKFNYPWGVTTDALGFIYVCDKENHRVQVFQSDGSFVGKFGSCGRGEGQLEHPHYIAVSNTNRVIVSDSNNHRIQIFDVNGKVLSTVGGEGSDDGQFKFPRGVAVDDQGYIFVADSGNNRIQIFNPDGSFLKTFGSWGSGDSEFKGLEGVAIMSNGNILVCDRENHRVQVF; encoded by the exons ATGGAGCAATTCGAACAGTTGTTGACGTGTTGCGTGTGCCTGGACAGGTATCGCATACCGAAGCTGCTGCCATGCCAGCACTCCTTCTGCATGGAGCCCTGCATGGAGGGCCTGGTCGACTATGTGCGGCGTCAG GTCAAATGCCCCGAATGTCGTGCCGAACATCGTATACCCTACAATGGCGTCCAGGCATTTCCCACCAATGTCACGCTGCAGCGTTTTCTGGAGCTGCACATCGAAATTACCGGCGAACTGCCCGATCCCACCTCAG GTCAAATCATGGAGCGCTGCGGCGTTTGCTCCGAGAAAGCCTATCTATCCCACTGTGCCCACTGCGAGAAAAAGATCTGCGAGGACTGCAAGAGCGCACACATGGACATACTGCGACGCGAGATAACCCGCTTCAACTCACAG ATTCGTCGCAGCTTGCATAGACTGCAGGACTCGCTGGCCATCATCGAGAAGAACACGACGAGCTTGCAGACGAACGCGATTAGTGTGACGGAGGAGATTGACGAGATCTATCGGCGCATAACGAAGGCCATTAAGGACAGATCGGATGGCTTGAAGGGCGAAATCGATCGCTATTTGGCCGTGGAGCTGCGCAACCTGACAACGCTTAAGGAGAATCTGGACTTGGAGATCACGAACATTAGCAGCAACTGCGACATTGTCGACAAGTACATGAACGAGACCGTCGAATGGGACGACTGCGAACTGATGGACACCAAGGAAATCTTCCTGAAGACCGTCGAGTTTCTGCGCCACTTTGAGTACGAGAACAACGATTACAGTCGCCGTGTGCGCTTCCTCGTCTCCATAGATCCCAATCAGCTGGTCATGAATCTGGCCACATTTGGAGACTTGAACATAGCGCCGCACTCGACGCCAAGCGGCTCGGTGAGCAGCTCGCATCTGGCGCCGCCCAGCGCACTGCAGCCCGGCCTGATGCGCTCCAAGAGCGATCATCGTCTGGCCACGCAGTTCCGCCAGCAGGAGGAGCGCAGCGGCTACAACGATGAGCCCGTGCTCGGCGGCCGCAAGTTCGGCGAACGGCCTCAGCgcagcgccaacaacaacagcaacaacagcgacaggtACGGCGACAATCGCTATGGACGCTCCGAGTACGATTACGACAACGATTACGAGAACGAGCCGGCGGGTCGAGCCGCCAAATCCTCGCGCTTCCGTTCGCGCTTCGTGCGCTCCCACCAGAACGAGGACTCGGAcagtgagcagcagcagcaacagcgccagCAGGAGCTCGACAAGCGCAAGGATCGCGTCCTGGACAGCGAGGATGTGTCGCGTGGCCAGCTGAGCGGCATCATACGCCTCAGCGACTGCCAGCGCGTTGTGCAGCGCTTGGCGGACATAGGCAAGGAGAAGAAGGAGAAGAAATCGGATGCAGCGGTCGCTGCACAGGCGGCCGTTCAGGCAGCCATCCAAGCGCAAAAGGCCGCCATGCAGCGCCAACAGCAGAAGAACCAGCCAACAGCTGCCGCAGCCACCGACGAGGATGAGCTGGCACGCCAGAAGCGCAAGAATACAGCAGCAGGTGCAACAGGTGCAGCCACCTCCACAGCAGCCAGCGGTGACTCGAGCAGCGAGCAGCGCCCCAATACCGAGCGTGTGGCAGCACTCAGGCGTGGCGGCCAGGGCGCCAGCGAGGagagcgacagcagcagcaataatcAGTCGGCGACAGCGGCGGCATCTCCAGTGCGTACAACGACAGCGTCGACAGCGCGAGCCGAG TGGACAAACGATGTG TCCAAACCAGCCGTGTCCGCCCAGGTGGCCGCTGTGAAGAAGACGCAGCGTTccggcagcagcgacagcagcgccTCCACCGAAAGCTCCGCCAGCTCtgcggcagccgcagcagctgcagccagtgcagcgcccagcagcagcagcaatgcccAACCCAAGGCGGCCAGCACAGCGCGGTACTCCAGCACGCGTGAGAGCACGGTAACGGCCACGCCGGAGAAGAAGCCCTTTGTAAGCCGCTTTCTGCCGCAGCACAGCAATCCGAGCAATGCTAATGGCTCCGCGGACAAGAAGAAGGCCGAGTCGGAGTCAAGCAGCGAGGAGGAGACCAGCTCCGAGTCCGAATCCGAGTCGGAGGCAGAGAGCAAGCCCAAGACAAGCACCgcgaccagcagcagcagcgctgccaaATCGACGCCCAGCAGTGCGGCCAGCTCCACAACGGCGGCCCCATCGGCGGGCAGCAGCTATCGCGATCGCCTGGAGGCGAGACGCGCCTCGCGCGACGACACCGCCGCCACGACGCGCAGCAGCTATGCCACGCCCaactccagcagcagcggctacggcagcagcagctcgccgCGCACACGACCTGTGCCAGCGGCCCATCACCTGGCCGAGACCGAGGATCGctacggcagcggcagcggcagtagCAGCAG CTACACAAGCCGCTTTCTAaacaagagcaagagcagCGCAATTGTAACGCAACCCTCGCTATCCACGCCCACCGCCTCCTTCGATGAGGACGCCAACGGCACCGGCGACGATTCGGACAGCCGCTACGGCACCGGCCGTTCCCGCTATCTGGCCATGAAGGAGCGGCGCTCCCGACTGGCGCGCAGCCGCTCCTCGCATCAGCTTGGCAACGAGGACGACGATCTGGATGAGCCCGTGTCGCCGACAACAGTTTCGCCATCCGCTTACTTGGCCTCAAG GTATAGCGGCTATGGCAGCAGTGATCTGGCGCGCAGTCGCTCCTCGCATGCGCTAAAGTCGCGCGACAATTCGCCAATAACGGATCGGAGCGCCGGCTCGTCGCGCAGCGCGTTGGCCAGCTCGGCGGATAACAAGGATGGCGAGGCGCTCAGCTCGTGGGCGCGCTATTTGAAGAACAAATATGGCAATAAGAGCTCCAAGGATACGCCTAGTGGCAGCAGCGTTGGCAGCGCACGCGACAACCACGCCTCCAGCTCAACGGGGGCGGGGTCGCATGCGCACAGCACTGCTGGCAGCCGAAGCACCGCCAGCGATGTGTCCAGGCGACTGAGCCTGGGCTTGCCACTGCGTCAGGCCAATGAGCTGGCCTCGTCCGACGATGACGGGTCAAAAAACGGGCTAGGCTCCCCTACGTCCCCTacggtagcagcagcagcagccggtaTAACCGGAGTGGCAGGTACTATCCCTAAACAGGTGTACCTGCGCAAGCGCCAGCAGCTGTTCCAGTTGGGGGGCCGGGGGAGCGAGCCCGGATCCTTTACATGGCCGCGCGGCCTAGCCGTCGGCCCGGACAATAGCATCGTCGTCGCCGATTCCAGCAATCATCGCGTCCAGGTCTTCGACTCGAATGGCATCTTTGTCAAGGAGTTTGGCGAATACGGCAACGGCGAGGGTGAATTCGATTGTCTCGCGGGCGTCGCAGTCAATCGCATTGGCCAGTACATCATAGCCGATAG ATACAATCATCGCATACAAGTGCTCGATCCACAAGGACGGTTCCTGCGCGCCTTCGGCTCGCAGGGCATCGCAGATGGCAAATTCAATTATCCTTGGGGCGTAACAACCGATGCACTCGGCTTCATTTACGTTTGCGATAAGGAGAACCACAGAGTGCAG GTTTTCCAATCCGATGGTTCCTTCGTTGGTAAATTCGGTTCCTGCGGCCGCGGCGAGGGCCAACTTGAGCATCCGCATTATATAGCCGTATCGAATACGAATCGTGTTATTGTTTCCGATTCGAATAACCACAGAATTCAG ATATTCGATGTTAATGGCAAGGTGCTGTCCACTGTGGGCGGCGAGGGCTCCGATGATGGTCAATTCAAGTTTCCACG GGGCGTGGCAGTGGATGATCAGGGCTATATATTTGTTGCCGATTCGGGCAATAATCGCATACAGATCTTTAATCCGGATGGCAGTTTTCTAAAGACCTTCGGCTCTTGGGGCTCCGGTGACTCGGAGTTCAAAGGACTCGAGGGCGTGGCCATTATGTCCAATGGCAATATTTTGGTATGCGATCGCGAAAATCATCGTGTTCAGGTATTCTAA
- the tn gene encoding RING finger protein nhl-1 isoform X8, whose translation MEQFEQLLTCCVCLDRYRIPKLLPCQHSFCMEPCMEGLVDYVRRQVKCPECRAEHRIPYNGVQAFPTNVTLQRFLELHIEITGELPDPTSGQIMERCGVCSEKAYLSHCAHCEKKICEDCKSAHMDILRREITRFNSQIRRSLHRLQDSLAIIEKNTTSLQTNAISVTEEIDEIYRRITKAIKDRSDGLKGEIDRYLAVELRNLTTLKENLDLEITNISSNCDIVDKYMNETVEWDDCELMDTKEIFLKTVEFLRHFEYENNDYSRRVRFLVSIDPNQLVMNLATFGDLNIAPHSTPSGSVSSSHLAPPSALQPGLMRSKSDHRLATQFRQQEERSGYNDEPVLGGRKFGERPQRSANNNSNNSDRYGDNRYGRSEYDYDNDYENEPAGRAAKSSRFRSRFVRSHQNEDSDSEQQQQQRQQELDKRKDRVLDSEDVSRGQLSGIIRLSDCQRVVQRLADIGKEKKEKKSDAAVAAQAAVQAAIQAQKAAMQRQQQKNQPTAAAATDEDELARQKRKNTAAGATGAATSTAASGDSSSEQRPNTERVAALRRGGQGASEESDSSSNNQSATAAASPVRTTTASTARAESKPAVSAQVAAVKKTQRSGSSDSSASTESSASSAAAAAAAASAAPSSSSNAQPKAASTARYSSTRESTVTATPEKKPFVSRFLPQHSNPSNANGSADKKKAESESSSEEETSSESESESEAESKPKTSTATSSSSAAKSTPSSAASSTTAAPSAGSSYRDRLEARRASRDDTAATTRSSYATPNSSSSGYGSSSSPRTRPVPAAHHLAETEDRYGSGSGSSSSALPFSIPYISRPYRARYRKRLADVLREIK comes from the exons ATGGAGCAATTCGAACAGTTGTTGACGTGTTGCGTGTGCCTGGACAGGTATCGCATACCGAAGCTGCTGCCATGCCAGCACTCCTTCTGCATGGAGCCCTGCATGGAGGGCCTGGTCGACTATGTGCGGCGTCAG GTCAAATGCCCCGAATGTCGTGCCGAACATCGTATACCCTACAATGGCGTCCAGGCATTTCCCACCAATGTCACGCTGCAGCGTTTTCTGGAGCTGCACATCGAAATTACCGGCGAACTGCCCGATCCCACCTCAG GTCAAATCATGGAGCGCTGCGGCGTTTGCTCCGAGAAAGCCTATCTATCCCACTGTGCCCACTGCGAGAAAAAGATCTGCGAGGACTGCAAGAGCGCACACATGGACATACTGCGACGCGAGATAACCCGCTTCAACTCACAG ATTCGTCGCAGCTTGCATAGACTGCAGGACTCGCTGGCCATCATCGAGAAGAACACGACGAGCTTGCAGACGAACGCGATTAGTGTGACGGAGGAGATTGACGAGATCTATCGGCGCATAACGAAGGCCATTAAGGACAGATCGGATGGCTTGAAGGGCGAAATCGATCGCTATTTGGCCGTGGAGCTGCGCAACCTGACAACGCTTAAGGAGAATCTGGACTTGGAGATCACGAACATTAGCAGCAACTGCGACATTGTCGACAAGTACATGAACGAGACCGTCGAATGGGACGACTGCGAACTGATGGACACCAAGGAAATCTTCCTGAAGACCGTCGAGTTTCTGCGCCACTTTGAGTACGAGAACAACGATTACAGTCGCCGTGTGCGCTTCCTCGTCTCCATAGATCCCAATCAGCTGGTCATGAATCTGGCCACATTTGGAGACTTGAACATAGCGCCGCACTCGACGCCAAGCGGCTCGGTGAGCAGCTCGCATCTGGCGCCGCCCAGCGCACTGCAGCCCGGCCTGATGCGCTCCAAGAGCGATCATCGTCTGGCCACGCAGTTCCGCCAGCAGGAGGAGCGCAGCGGCTACAACGATGAGCCCGTGCTCGGCGGCCGCAAGTTCGGCGAACGGCCTCAGCgcagcgccaacaacaacagcaacaacagcgacaggtACGGCGACAATCGCTATGGACGCTCCGAGTACGATTACGACAACGATTACGAGAACGAGCCGGCGGGTCGAGCCGCCAAATCCTCGCGCTTCCGTTCGCGCTTCGTGCGCTCCCACCAGAACGAGGACTCGGAcagtgagcagcagcagcaacagcgccagCAGGAGCTCGACAAGCGCAAGGATCGCGTCCTGGACAGCGAGGATGTGTCGCGTGGCCAGCTGAGCGGCATCATACGCCTCAGCGACTGCCAGCGCGTTGTGCAGCGCTTGGCGGACATAGGCAAGGAGAAGAAGGAGAAGAAATCGGATGCAGCGGTCGCTGCACAGGCGGCCGTTCAGGCAGCCATCCAAGCGCAAAAGGCCGCCATGCAGCGCCAACAGCAGAAGAACCAGCCAACAGCTGCCGCAGCCACCGACGAGGATGAGCTGGCACGCCAGAAGCGCAAGAATACAGCAGCAGGTGCAACAGGTGCAGCCACCTCCACAGCAGCCAGCGGTGACTCGAGCAGCGAGCAGCGCCCCAATACCGAGCGTGTGGCAGCACTCAGGCGTGGCGGCCAGGGCGCCAGCGAGGagagcgacagcagcagcaataatcAGTCGGCGACAGCGGCGGCATCTCCAGTGCGTACAACGACAGCGTCGACAGCGCGAGCCGAG TCCAAACCAGCCGTGTCCGCCCAGGTGGCCGCTGTGAAGAAGACGCAGCGTTccggcagcagcgacagcagcgccTCCACCGAAAGCTCCGCCAGCTCtgcggcagccgcagcagctgcagccagtgcagcgcccagcagcagcagcaatgcccAACCCAAGGCGGCCAGCACAGCGCGGTACTCCAGCACGCGTGAGAGCACGGTAACGGCCACGCCGGAGAAGAAGCCCTTTGTAAGCCGCTTTCTGCCGCAGCACAGCAATCCGAGCAATGCTAATGGCTCCGCGGACAAGAAGAAGGCCGAGTCGGAGTCAAGCAGCGAGGAGGAGACCAGCTCCGAGTCCGAATCCGAGTCGGAGGCAGAGAGCAAGCCCAAGACAAGCACCgcgaccagcagcagcagcgctgccaaATCGACGCCCAGCAGTGCGGCCAGCTCCACAACGGCGGCCCCATCGGCGGGCAGCAGCTATCGCGATCGCCTGGAGGCGAGACGCGCCTCGCGCGACGACACCGCCGCCACGACGCGCAGCAGCTATGCCACGCCCaactccagcagcagcggctacggcagcagcagctcgccgCGCACACGACCTGTGCCAGCGGCCCATCACCTGGCCGAGACCGAGGATCGctacggcagcggcagcggcagtagCAGCAG CGCACTGCCCTTTAGCATACCGTACATAAGTAGACCCTACCGGGCGCGCTACCGAAAGCGACTTGCGGATGTTTTGcgtgaaattaaataa
- the tn gene encoding RING finger protein nhl-1 isoform X5 gives MEQFEQLLTCCVCLDRYRIPKLLPCQHSFCMEPCMEGLVDYVRRQVKCPECRAEHRIPYNGVQAFPTNVTLQRFLELHIEITGELPDPTSGQIMERCGVCSEKAYLSHCAHCEKKICEDCKSAHMDILRREITRFNSQIRRSLHRLQDSLAIIEKNTTSLQTNAISVTEEIDEIYRRITKAIKDRSDGLKGEIDRYLAVELRNLTTLKENLDLEITNISSNCDIVDKYMNETVEWDDCELMDTKEIFLKTVEFLRHFEYENNDYSRRVRFLVSIDPNQLVMNLATFGDLNIAPHSTPSGSVSSSHLAPPSALQPGLMRSKSDHRLATQFRQQEERSGYNDEPVLGGRKFGERPQRSANNNSNNSDRYGDNRYGRSEYDYDNDYENEPAGRAAKSSRFRSRFVRSHQNEDSDSEQQQQQRQQELDKRKDRVLDSEDVSRGQLSGIIRLSDCQRVVQRLADIGKEKKEKKSDAAVAAQAAVQAAIQAQKAAMQRQQQKNQPTAAAATDEDELARQKRKNTAAGATGAATSTAASGDSSSEQRPNTERVAALRRGGQGASEESDSSSNNQSATAAASPVRTTTASTARAEADSATDSDATPTPTQQSKPAVSAQVAAVKKTQRSGSSDSSASTESSASSAAAAAAAASAAPSSSSNAQPKAASTARYSSTRESTVTATPEKKPFVSRFLPQHSNPSNANGSADKKKAESESSSEEETSSESESESEAESKPKTSTATSSSSAAKSTPSSAASSTTAAPSAGSSYRDRLEARRASRDDTAATTRSSYATPNSSSSGYGSSSSPRTRPVPAAHHLAETEDRYGSGSGSSSRYSGYGSSDLARSRSSHALKSRDNSPITDRSAGSSRSALASSADNKDGEALSSWARYLKNKYGNKSSKDTPSGSSVGSARDNHASSSTGAGSHAHSTAGSRSTASDVSRRLSLGLPLRQANELASSDDDGSKNGLGSPTSPTVAAAAAGITGVAGTIPKQVYLRKRQQLFQLGGRGSEPGSFTWPRGLAVGPDNSIVVADSSNHRVQVFDSNGIFVKEFGEYGNGEGEFDCLAGVAVNRIGQYIIADRYNHRIQVLDPQGRFLRAFGSQGIADGKFNYPWGVTTDALGFIYVCDKENHRVQVFQSDGSFVGKFGSCGRGEGQLEHPHYIAVSNTNRVIVSDSNNHRIQIFDVNGKVLSTVGGEGSDDGQFKFPRGVAVDDQGYIFVADSGNNRIQIFNPDGSFLKTFGSWGSGDSEFKGLEGVAIMSNGNILVCDRENHRVQVF, from the exons ATGGAGCAATTCGAACAGTTGTTGACGTGTTGCGTGTGCCTGGACAGGTATCGCATACCGAAGCTGCTGCCATGCCAGCACTCCTTCTGCATGGAGCCCTGCATGGAGGGCCTGGTCGACTATGTGCGGCGTCAG GTCAAATGCCCCGAATGTCGTGCCGAACATCGTATACCCTACAATGGCGTCCAGGCATTTCCCACCAATGTCACGCTGCAGCGTTTTCTGGAGCTGCACATCGAAATTACCGGCGAACTGCCCGATCCCACCTCAG GTCAAATCATGGAGCGCTGCGGCGTTTGCTCCGAGAAAGCCTATCTATCCCACTGTGCCCACTGCGAGAAAAAGATCTGCGAGGACTGCAAGAGCGCACACATGGACATACTGCGACGCGAGATAACCCGCTTCAACTCACAG ATTCGTCGCAGCTTGCATAGACTGCAGGACTCGCTGGCCATCATCGAGAAGAACACGACGAGCTTGCAGACGAACGCGATTAGTGTGACGGAGGAGATTGACGAGATCTATCGGCGCATAACGAAGGCCATTAAGGACAGATCGGATGGCTTGAAGGGCGAAATCGATCGCTATTTGGCCGTGGAGCTGCGCAACCTGACAACGCTTAAGGAGAATCTGGACTTGGAGATCACGAACATTAGCAGCAACTGCGACATTGTCGACAAGTACATGAACGAGACCGTCGAATGGGACGACTGCGAACTGATGGACACCAAGGAAATCTTCCTGAAGACCGTCGAGTTTCTGCGCCACTTTGAGTACGAGAACAACGATTACAGTCGCCGTGTGCGCTTCCTCGTCTCCATAGATCCCAATCAGCTGGTCATGAATCTGGCCACATTTGGAGACTTGAACATAGCGCCGCACTCGACGCCAAGCGGCTCGGTGAGCAGCTCGCATCTGGCGCCGCCCAGCGCACTGCAGCCCGGCCTGATGCGCTCCAAGAGCGATCATCGTCTGGCCACGCAGTTCCGCCAGCAGGAGGAGCGCAGCGGCTACAACGATGAGCCCGTGCTCGGCGGCCGCAAGTTCGGCGAACGGCCTCAGCgcagcgccaacaacaacagcaacaacagcgacaggtACGGCGACAATCGCTATGGACGCTCCGAGTACGATTACGACAACGATTACGAGAACGAGCCGGCGGGTCGAGCCGCCAAATCCTCGCGCTTCCGTTCGCGCTTCGTGCGCTCCCACCAGAACGAGGACTCGGAcagtgagcagcagcagcaacagcgccagCAGGAGCTCGACAAGCGCAAGGATCGCGTCCTGGACAGCGAGGATGTGTCGCGTGGCCAGCTGAGCGGCATCATACGCCTCAGCGACTGCCAGCGCGTTGTGCAGCGCTTGGCGGACATAGGCAAGGAGAAGAAGGAGAAGAAATCGGATGCAGCGGTCGCTGCACAGGCGGCCGTTCAGGCAGCCATCCAAGCGCAAAAGGCCGCCATGCAGCGCCAACAGCAGAAGAACCAGCCAACAGCTGCCGCAGCCACCGACGAGGATGAGCTGGCACGCCAGAAGCGCAAGAATACAGCAGCAGGTGCAACAGGTGCAGCCACCTCCACAGCAGCCAGCGGTGACTCGAGCAGCGAGCAGCGCCCCAATACCGAGCGTGTGGCAGCACTCAGGCGTGGCGGCCAGGGCGCCAGCGAGGagagcgacagcagcagcaataatcAGTCGGCGACAGCGGCGGCATCTCCAGTGCGTACAACGACAGCGTCGACAGCGCGAGCCGAG GCTGACAGCGCCACAGACTCTGATGCAACTCCCACTCCTACCCAACAGTCCAAACCAGCCGTGTCCGCCCAGGTGGCCGCTGTGAAGAAGACGCAGCGTTccggcagcagcgacagcagcgccTCCACCGAAAGCTCCGCCAGCTCtgcggcagccgcagcagctgcagccagtgcagcgcccagcagcagcagcaatgcccAACCCAAGGCGGCCAGCACAGCGCGGTACTCCAGCACGCGTGAGAGCACGGTAACGGCCACGCCGGAGAAGAAGCCCTTTGTAAGCCGCTTTCTGCCGCAGCACAGCAATCCGAGCAATGCTAATGGCTCCGCGGACAAGAAGAAGGCCGAGTCGGAGTCAAGCAGCGAGGAGGAGACCAGCTCCGAGTCCGAATCCGAGTCGGAGGCAGAGAGCAAGCCCAAGACAAGCACCgcgaccagcagcagcagcgctgccaaATCGACGCCCAGCAGTGCGGCCAGCTCCACAACGGCGGCCCCATCGGCGGGCAGCAGCTATCGCGATCGCCTGGAGGCGAGACGCGCCTCGCGCGACGACACCGCCGCCACGACGCGCAGCAGCTATGCCACGCCCaactccagcagcagcggctacggcagcagcagctcgccgCGCACACGACCTGTGCCAGCGGCCCATCACCTGGCCGAGACCGAGGATCGctacggcagcggcagcggcagtagCAGCAG GTATAGCGGCTATGGCAGCAGTGATCTGGCGCGCAGTCGCTCCTCGCATGCGCTAAAGTCGCGCGACAATTCGCCAATAACGGATCGGAGCGCCGGCTCGTCGCGCAGCGCGTTGGCCAGCTCGGCGGATAACAAGGATGGCGAGGCGCTCAGCTCGTGGGCGCGCTATTTGAAGAACAAATATGGCAATAAGAGCTCCAAGGATACGCCTAGTGGCAGCAGCGTTGGCAGCGCACGCGACAACCACGCCTCCAGCTCAACGGGGGCGGGGTCGCATGCGCACAGCACTGCTGGCAGCCGAAGCACCGCCAGCGATGTGTCCAGGCGACTGAGCCTGGGCTTGCCACTGCGTCAGGCCAATGAGCTGGCCTCGTCCGACGATGACGGGTCAAAAAACGGGCTAGGCTCCCCTACGTCCCCTacggtagcagcagcagcagccggtaTAACCGGAGTGGCAGGTACTATCCCTAAACAGGTGTACCTGCGCAAGCGCCAGCAGCTGTTCCAGTTGGGGGGCCGGGGGAGCGAGCCCGGATCCTTTACATGGCCGCGCGGCCTAGCCGTCGGCCCGGACAATAGCATCGTCGTCGCCGATTCCAGCAATCATCGCGTCCAGGTCTTCGACTCGAATGGCATCTTTGTCAAGGAGTTTGGCGAATACGGCAACGGCGAGGGTGAATTCGATTGTCTCGCGGGCGTCGCAGTCAATCGCATTGGCCAGTACATCATAGCCGATAG ATACAATCATCGCATACAAGTGCTCGATCCACAAGGACGGTTCCTGCGCGCCTTCGGCTCGCAGGGCATCGCAGATGGCAAATTCAATTATCCTTGGGGCGTAACAACCGATGCACTCGGCTTCATTTACGTTTGCGATAAGGAGAACCACAGAGTGCAG GTTTTCCAATCCGATGGTTCCTTCGTTGGTAAATTCGGTTCCTGCGGCCGCGGCGAGGGCCAACTTGAGCATCCGCATTATATAGCCGTATCGAATACGAATCGTGTTATTGTTTCCGATTCGAATAACCACAGAATTCAG ATATTCGATGTTAATGGCAAGGTGCTGTCCACTGTGGGCGGCGAGGGCTCCGATGATGGTCAATTCAAGTTTCCACG GGGCGTGGCAGTGGATGATCAGGGCTATATATTTGTTGCCGATTCGGGCAATAATCGCATACAGATCTTTAATCCGGATGGCAGTTTTCTAAAGACCTTCGGCTCTTGGGGCTCCGGTGACTCGGAGTTCAAAGGACTCGAGGGCGTGGCCATTATGTCCAATGGCAATATTTTGGTATGCGATCGCGAAAATCATCGTGTTCAGGTATTCTAA